Proteins found in one Armatimonadota bacterium genomic segment:
- a CDS encoding GIY-YIG nuclease family protein, with protein sequence MKYPAVYMLECRTGKFYIGVTSDLEYRLSEHEHGVVEGFSKWNGPYQLVWSTSFPDMDQAIQFEKRIKGWRREKKIALIEGRIEDLPGLALPYNEREVQ encoded by the coding sequence GTGAAGTACCCCGCCGTCTACATGCTCGAATGTCGAACAGGAAAGTTCTACATCGGAGTCACGTCCGATCTCGAATACAGGCTGTCGGAACACGAGCACGGAGTAGTCGAGGGTTTCTCGAAGTGGAACGGACCGTACCAACTGGTCTGGTCCACGAGCTTCCCAGACATGGATCAGGCGATTCAGTTCGAGAAGAGAATCAAGGGTTGGCGGCGAGAAAAGAAGATCGCCTTGATCGAGGGGCGAATCGAGGACCTGCCGGGGCTGGCGCTTCCTTATAATGAGCGAGAAGTTCAGTAA
- a CDS encoding ankyrin repeat domain-containing protein has product MAGEAVQEFVIAGHRDLDKVKEMLAETPGLLNATWDWGAGDFETALGGAGHMGRRDIAEYLIGEGARADVFVHAMLGDLAVVKAMLTRFPNLKDAKGPHGIPLKRHAEKGEERAKAVLEYLESLDD; this is encoded by the coding sequence ATCGCGGGCGAAGCCGTACAAGAGTTCGTGATAGCCGGTCACAGGGACCTGGACAAGGTCAAGGAGATGCTCGCCGAGACCCCCGGGTTGCTCAACGCCACGTGGGACTGGGGCGCAGGCGACTTCGAAACAGCACTCGGCGGAGCCGGCCACATGGGCCGACGCGACATCGCCGAGTACCTGATCGGAGAGGGCGCAAGGGCCGACGTGTTCGTCCACGCGATGCTCGGCGACCTAGCCGTGGTGAAGGCGATGCTAACGCGATTCCCCAACCTCAAAGACGCCAAAGGCCCCCACGGAATCCCGCTGAAGCGCCACGCCGAGAAAGGCGAAGAGCGAGCAAAGGCCGTGCTGGAGTATTTGGAGTCGCTGGACGACTAG
- a CDS encoding carbohydrate kinase family protein: protein MIVVYGTVCLDLLHRVDFLPQKGGYTEITEEIHMLGGEAANTAAALVRWGADTTLVGNPIGQGAQADLLAALLRQHGLGQALLPHADHAAPVCHIFVTPDGQRTMFGRGFAEMEKRCDPALAPLPAGSWFTADPNHGKKAREAIALASKAGMKIYLLDFVRDDETVPVGAIWQSSTAWVGRFGDAQHNCDWVSRWLEQHDCFGILTDGVNGFVAGSREFGVHKYPAVDIPDSVDSTGAGDMFRAGVLFGLAAGWEIAQCFTFASTAAAFNCRKLGAIGGLESKQMIDAFLADHPEVAGHYESAKR from the coding sequence ATGATCGTGGTTTACGGAACCGTGTGCCTCGATCTCCTGCATCGAGTCGATTTCTTGCCCCAAAAGGGTGGCTACACGGAGATCACCGAGGAGATTCACATGCTCGGCGGCGAAGCAGCGAACACGGCTGCTGCGCTCGTCCGATGGGGCGCAGACACGACGTTGGTCGGAAATCCGATCGGCCAAGGGGCACAGGCTGATCTGTTGGCTGCGCTGCTCCGCCAACACGGGCTTGGTCAGGCATTGCTTCCCCACGCCGACCACGCAGCGCCCGTTTGCCACATTTTCGTTACTCCCGATGGCCAGCGCACGATGTTCGGACGTGGATTCGCGGAGATGGAGAAGAGATGTGATCCGGCTCTCGCGCCTCTGCCGGCCGGATCGTGGTTCACGGCAGATCCGAATCACGGCAAGAAGGCCCGCGAGGCGATCGCGTTGGCCTCGAAAGCCGGTATGAAAATCTACTTGCTCGACTTTGTCCGAGACGACGAGACGGTTCCCGTTGGAGCGATCTGGCAGAGCAGCACCGCGTGGGTCGGCCGATTCGGCGATGCCCAACACAACTGCGACTGGGTTTCTCGCTGGCTGGAACAGCACGACTGCTTCGGAATCCTCACGGACGGCGTCAACGGGTTTGTCGCAGGCAGCAGGGAGTTTGGAGTCCACAAGTACCCGGCGGTCGATATCCCTGACTCGGTCGACTCGACCGGCGCTGGCGACATGTTCCGCGCGGGGGTGCTGTTCGGGCTTGCCGCTGGCTGGGAGATCGCTCAGTGCTTCACGTTCGCTTCGACTGCAGCGGCGTTCAACTGCAGGAAGCTAGGCGCGATCGGCGGACTCGAGTCAAAGCAAATGATCGACGCGTTCTTGGCAGACCATCCGGAAGTCGCCGGCCATTACGAGTCAGCGAAGCGATAG
- the dapF gene encoding diaminopimelate epimerase, with amino-acid sequence MSVLPFCKMQSVGNDFVLVQLSDLKRVACDERLPDLARALCSRRTSIGSDGLLVLDSQGVGLVLRMFNPDGSEDVCGNGSRCSALYAVRRGWVSASHVIEHGGRNVSATVHEDGRVSTDGGRANFDPEAVPLDTGLHETELVEEPVCGVIGTAVNVGSTHFVSFVDELPDDRTFFAVSPKIEVDPLFPERTSIIYTKIVSESELSIRIWERGAGETLGCGTGASAAAVVAMRRRGFGGEIRVVSKGGETTVSADSWQGELLATSSPSEVFSGSVAVSKARNSSPGGRQVVAR; translated from the coding sequence ATGAGCGTGCTGCCGTTTTGCAAGATGCAGTCGGTGGGAAACGACTTTGTGCTCGTCCAACTCTCAGACTTGAAGCGAGTTGCGTGCGACGAGCGCCTGCCGGATCTCGCAAGAGCGCTCTGCAGCCGGCGCACGTCGATCGGTAGCGACGGGCTTCTGGTTTTGGATTCGCAGGGCGTCGGGCTAGTGCTGCGGATGTTCAATCCTGACGGCTCCGAGGACGTCTGCGGAAACGGATCTCGCTGCTCGGCGCTTTATGCGGTTCGGCGCGGCTGGGTGTCTGCCAGCCACGTGATCGAGCACGGCGGGCGCAATGTGTCGGCAACCGTCCATGAGGACGGGCGCGTTTCCACCGACGGAGGGCGCGCGAACTTCGATCCCGAGGCGGTTCCTCTCGACACCGGACTTCATGAGACGGAACTGGTCGAAGAGCCCGTGTGCGGAGTTATCGGCACGGCCGTCAACGTCGGAAGCACGCACTTCGTCTCGTTCGTGGACGAGCTTCCCGATGACCGAACGTTTTTTGCCGTCAGCCCTAAGATCGAAGTCGACCCCCTCTTCCCCGAGCGCACAAGCATCATCTATACCAAGATCGTGAGCGAGTCTGAGCTGAGCATCCGTATCTGGGAGCGCGGGGCGGGCGAGACGCTTGGCTGCGGCACCGGCGCGAGCGCGGCGGCGGTTGTCGCGATGCGCCGACGCGGCTTTGGCGGCGAGATCAGGGTGGTCAGCAAAGGTGGCGAGACTACCGTTTCGGCGGATTCCTGGCAGGGCGAACTGCTGGCGACGTCCTCGCCCAGCGAGGTGTTCAGCGGGTCGGTTGCCGTGAGCAAAGCTCGGAACTCGTCGCCTGGTGGTCGCCAAGTAGTCGCCAGATAG
- a CDS encoding uroporphyrinogen decarboxylase, producing MTHRERIEAAIRGEKTDRVPIALWRHFPHEDQTAQGHADAVISFQKQFDFDLVKVTPTSSYPAEAWGATFKHKDNEEGTRECIEPAVQEPGDWAALPALDFKAGVLARELETLRLVREGVGPDVHVLQTIFSPLTIGKQLAGEELLAESMRDHGDALKAGLETVAETMARYITASLNSGADSIFFATQYIGRSMATDEQYREFGVPYDMTVLDALSGSDTHVLMHLHGPDPMFELLDEYPVDMVNWHDRETSPTLGEGHAKFTKGAVVGGIGREGVMLHGTPDEVTAEVKDAISQTGGERLVISTGCVTMTTTPEANIAAARAAVEG from the coding sequence ATGACGCATAGGGAACGAATCGAAGCCGCCATCAGAGGGGAGAAGACCGACAGGGTGCCGATTGCGCTTTGGAGGCACTTTCCGCACGAGGATCAGACTGCGCAAGGGCATGCCGATGCCGTCATCAGCTTTCAAAAGCAGTTCGATTTCGACCTGGTGAAGGTCACGCCGACATCGAGCTATCCGGCGGAGGCTTGGGGAGCGACGTTCAAGCACAAGGACAACGAGGAGGGCACGCGCGAGTGCATCGAGCCCGCCGTTCAGGAACCGGGGGACTGGGCCGCCCTTCCAGCACTGGACTTCAAGGCGGGAGTGCTCGCGCGGGAGTTGGAGACGCTGCGGCTTGTCCGCGAGGGCGTCGGGCCGGACGTTCACGTTTTGCAGACGATCTTCTCGCCGCTGACGATCGGCAAGCAGCTCGCGGGAGAAGAGCTGCTGGCGGAGAGCATGCGCGACCACGGCGATGCGCTGAAGGCGGGCTTGGAGACCGTTGCAGAGACGATGGCCCGCTACATCACCGCCAGCCTGAACAGCGGCGCTGACAGCATCTTTTTCGCCACGCAATACATCGGAAGGAGCATGGCGACCGACGAGCAGTACAGGGAGTTCGGCGTGCCTTACGACATGACGGTGCTGGACGCGCTCTCAGGTTCAGATACGCACGTGCTGATGCACCTGCACGGCCCCGACCCGATGTTCGAGCTGCTCGACGAGTACCCGGTCGACATGGTCAACTGGCACGACCGCGAGACGTCGCCGACGCTCGGCGAAGGCCATGCGAAGTTCACGAAGGGCGCAGTCGTCGGAGGGATCGGCCGCGAGGGCGTCATGCTGCACGGTACGCCCGACGAGGTGACCGCCGAGGTTAAGGATGCAATCTCCCAGACCGGAGGCGAGAGGCTCGTGATCAGCACCGGCTGCGTGACGATGACCACGACTCCCGAGGCGAACATCGCCGCCGCACGAGCGGCTGTTGAAGGCTAG
- a CDS encoding aminodeoxychorismate/anthranilate synthase component II yields the protein MILVIDNYDSFTYNLVQYLGQCGAEVEVERNDEIDLDEIIKRNPVGILLSPGPCTPDKAGVCIDISREVLEPNGALKGVPLFGVCLGHQTFGYVAGGTVARAKNIMHGKSSMVRHDGKGVFAGMPNPFRAIRYHSLILTGDTVPDGFEVSATAEDDGEIMGLRHTGLPIYGVQFHPESIMTEQGMTIVQNFVDLCGQQVAS from the coding sequence GTGATTCTCGTCATCGACAACTACGACTCGTTCACGTACAACCTCGTGCAGTACCTTGGTCAGTGCGGCGCGGAGGTCGAGGTCGAGCGGAACGATGAGATCGACCTGGATGAGATCATTAAGAGGAATCCTGTGGGGATTCTGCTCTCGCCGGGTCCGTGCACGCCGGACAAGGCTGGCGTGTGCATCGACATCTCGCGCGAAGTCCTCGAACCGAACGGTGCACTGAAGGGCGTGCCGCTGTTCGGAGTGTGCTTGGGGCATCAGACGTTCGGCTACGTCGCGGGCGGCACGGTGGCGCGAGCGAAGAACATCATGCACGGCAAGTCCTCGATGGTGCGGCACGACGGGAAAGGTGTGTTCGCTGGCATGCCGAATCCGTTTCGGGCGATTCGGTACCACTCGCTGATCTTGACCGGCGACACGGTTCCGGACGGATTCGAGGTCTCTGCGACAGCCGAGGACGACGGCGAGATCATGGGGTTGCGGCACACGGGCCTCCCGATCTACGGCGTCCAGTTCCACCCAGAGTCCATCATGACCGAGCAGGGCATGACGATCGTGCAGAACTTCGTGGACCTGTGCGGCCAGCAGGTCGCTAGTTGA
- a CDS encoding FAD-dependent thymidylate synthase: MARTVVPEADALIDQEIKVLDKGFVRLVDYLGGDDRIVQAARVSYGAGTKTVRQDRGLIHYLLRNEHTSPFEQVILTFHTKMPIFVARQWVRHRTARLNEISGRYSIMKDEFYVPAKDQMRCQSSDNKQARSDETLADPVVEKMLKELVDDQAVIYEHYEGMINEGLARELARTNLPLSLYTEWYWQIDLHNLFHFLRLRMDSHAQYEIRVFAEAMARCARAVSPLAYEAFEEHSLHGARFSRKECVALAKMLDGGESGLKGRSLAIFEQKLEKIKASVPIEEPEEPALPSQS; encoded by the coding sequence ATGGCCCGAACTGTCGTCCCCGAAGCCGATGCCCTGATCGACCAGGAGATCAAAGTCCTCGACAAGGGGTTCGTGCGGCTGGTGGACTACCTGGGAGGGGACGATCGCATCGTTCAGGCTGCGAGGGTGAGCTACGGTGCAGGCACGAAGACCGTGCGGCAAGATCGCGGGCTGATCCACTACCTTTTGCGCAACGAGCACACCAGCCCGTTCGAGCAGGTGATCTTGACGTTCCATACGAAGATGCCGATCTTCGTCGCGCGCCAGTGGGTGCGGCACAGGACCGCGCGGCTCAACGAGATCAGCGGGCGGTACTCGATCATGAAGGACGAGTTCTACGTGCCTGCCAAAGACCAGATGCGTTGCCAGAGCAGCGACAACAAACAGGCGCGCAGCGACGAGACGCTCGCTGACCCGGTGGTTGAGAAGATGCTCAAAGAGCTGGTGGACGACCAGGCTGTGATCTACGAGCACTACGAGGGGATGATCAACGAGGGCCTGGCACGGGAGTTGGCGCGAACGAACCTTCCGCTTTCGCTCTACACGGAGTGGTATTGGCAGATCGACCTCCACAACCTGTTCCACTTTCTGCGCCTGCGGATGGACAGCCATGCGCAGTACGAGATCCGGGTCTTTGCTGAGGCGATGGCTAGGTGTGCGCGGGCCGTCTCACCGCTTGCTTATGAGGCGTTCGAGGAGCACTCGCTTCACGGCGCTCGGTTCAGTCGCAAGGAGTGTGTAGCTTTGGCAAAGATGCTGGACGGCGGCGAAAGTGGTCTGAAAGGGCGGAGCCTTGCGATCTTCGAGCAGAAGCTGGAGAAAATTAAGGCGTCAGTTCCGATCGAGGAGCCGGAAGAACCGGCCCTTCCGAGCCAGAGCTAG
- a CDS encoding phytanoyl-CoA dioxygenase family protein — protein MTHTTYPDAPRSPIITAVRQFYDENGFFVVEGALSTAEIEALNKETVKICRGERGNFDGHQETTDDETDDEVIGKYLCIHFPHKISPLMTEQISHPAIVEALTTVIGPNVKCMQSMLFVKAAGKPGQAWHQDEVYIPTRDRSLTGVWIALDDATLENGCLWVIPGSHKSGVLWPMRFHEDDRFDCSHESYQTPYSDDDAVPVEVKAGSIVVFNGYLLHRSLPNRASSGFRRVLVNHYMSAESLLPWIWPSEPTGLALHDHRDIILIAGVDPYAYKGTEEIMKPHIRPDGEGGCVDGVRKDKGYG, from the coding sequence ATGACTCATACGACTTATCCTGATGCGCCGCGCTCCCCTATAATCACTGCAGTGAGGCAGTTCTACGACGAGAACGGGTTCTTCGTGGTCGAGGGCGCGCTTTCGACTGCTGAGATAGAGGCTTTGAACAAGGAGACCGTGAAGATCTGTCGCGGCGAGCGCGGCAACTTCGACGGGCACCAGGAGACGACCGACGACGAGACCGACGACGAGGTCATCGGCAAGTACCTCTGCATCCACTTTCCGCACAAGATCTCTCCGTTGATGACCGAGCAGATCAGCCACCCAGCAATCGTCGAGGCACTCACTACCGTGATCGGCCCGAACGTCAAGTGCATGCAGTCGATGCTGTTCGTGAAGGCTGCGGGCAAGCCCGGCCAGGCGTGGCACCAGGACGAGGTGTACATTCCGACCCGTGACCGCTCGCTGACCGGCGTGTGGATCGCGCTCGACGACGCGACGCTCGAAAACGGGTGCCTCTGGGTGATCCCCGGCTCGCACAAGTCCGGCGTGCTGTGGCCGATGCGGTTCCACGAAGACGACCGGTTCGACTGTTCGCACGAGTCGTACCAGACGCCGTACTCCGACGACGACGCGGTGCCGGTGGAGGTCAAGGCCGGCTCGATCGTCGTCTTCAACGGGTACTTGCTGCACCGCTCTTTGCCGAATCGCGCTTCTTCCGGATTCAGGCGCGTCCTGGTGAACCACTATATGAGCGCAGAGTCGCTCCTCCCCTGGATCTGGCCCTCGGAGCCGACCGGTCTGGCCTTGCACGATCACCGCGACATCATCCTCATCGCAGGCGTCGATCCTTATGCGTACAAGGGCACCGAAGAGATCATGAAGCCCCACATCCGCCCTGACGGCGAAGGCGGCTGCGTCGACGGCGTGCGCAAGGACAAGGGGTACGGCTAG
- a CDS encoding nitroreductase family protein produces MFDESPSESWNRRYGSSASSPPSELPARLLAHRSVRNYSEAPISEQTMRWLIAAAQSSATSSNLQLWSVISVQERDRRAAIAELCADQDQVRDASWFLCFIVDHFRIREVAKEVGEECLGLDYNEYYTMALVDVALAAERLVCAAESTGIGICYIGALRNSPSAVAELLELPDGTFGVFGLCLGYPADDCSAVIKPRLSQDKVWFREKYDREVEVGDYDERMKAFNDSQNLKVDVAWSMRSGRRVDEHHLSGRDVLKDFLGARGLDKR; encoded by the coding sequence GTGTTTGACGAATCTCCGTCGGAGTCTTGGAACCGCCGATACGGCTCCAGCGCCTCATCGCCGCCCTCTGAACTGCCTGCCAGGCTGCTAGCGCATCGCTCGGTTCGCAACTACTCGGAGGCGCCGATATCGGAGCAGACGATGCGTTGGCTGATTGCGGCGGCTCAGAGCTCCGCGACGAGCAGCAACCTGCAACTGTGGTCGGTGATCTCCGTCCAGGAACGGGATCGCAGAGCCGCGATCGCCGAGCTTTGCGCGGATCAGGATCAAGTTCGCGACGCCAGTTGGTTCCTCTGTTTTATCGTCGACCACTTCCGCATTCGCGAGGTTGCAAAAGAGGTTGGCGAGGAGTGTCTCGGGCTGGACTACAACGAGTACTACACCATGGCGCTGGTGGATGTTGCGCTCGCTGCCGAGCGTCTGGTGTGCGCGGCCGAATCGACCGGCATCGGTATCTGCTACATCGGGGCGCTGCGCAACTCGCCGTCGGCCGTTGCCGAGCTTTTGGAGTTGCCTGATGGCACGTTCGGCGTCTTTGGCCTGTGCCTGGGGTATCCGGCCGATGACTGCTCTGCTGTGATCAAGCCTCGGCTCTCGCAGGACAAGGTTTGGTTCCGCGAAAAGTACGACCGAGAGGTCGAAGTCGGCGACTACGACGAGCGTATGAAGGCGTTCAATGATTCGCAGAACTTGAAGGTGGACGTCGCCTGGTCGATGCGCAGCGGTCGCAGAGTCGACGAGCATCATCTCTCCGGGCGGGACGTGTTAAAGGATTTCCTGGGCGCACGGGGTTTGGACAAGCGCTAG
- the xylA gene encoding xylose isomerase, producing the protein MTFFPEVDSPIAYEGPESQNPLAFRHYDAESEIAGKSMREHLKFAVCYWHTMRGGGVDPFGSATMVRPWPLVPKDVGESKIVMDAAFELFQKLGVGYWCFHDTDIAPEGESPHEYEANLDQMVEYALDRQRATGVRLLWGTANLFSHPRYQCGAATNPNPDVFARAALQVKSAMDATKKLGGAGYTFWGGREGYDTLLNTDLKREREQLATFLRLAAEYADEIGFKGQLYIEPKPMEPTKHQYDSDVEACLNFLREFELMGFFKLNIETNHATLAGHTMQHELRVARYAGALGSVDANCGDELLGWDTDQFPTNVYLTTQVMLEVLEMGGFTTGGLNFDAKVRRASHEPVDLLYAHIGGMDAFAFGLKIACRIRQDGRLAGILADRYSGWNDPFGDGVLKGERSLEQCAEHARAADEPARTSGRQERLENLINEYL; encoded by the coding sequence GTGACGTTTTTCCCCGAGGTCGATTCGCCGATTGCCTACGAGGGCCCGGAGAGCCAGAATCCGCTGGCATTCCGGCACTACGACGCCGAGTCCGAGATTGCGGGCAAGTCGATGCGCGAGCACCTGAAGTTCGCCGTCTGCTACTGGCACACGATGCGCGGCGGCGGCGTCGATCCTTTCGGCTCGGCTACCATGGTCAGACCGTGGCCTCTGGTGCCGAAGGACGTTGGCGAGTCCAAAATCGTCATGGACGCAGCGTTCGAGTTGTTCCAGAAGCTTGGCGTCGGCTACTGGTGTTTTCACGACACGGACATCGCGCCGGAGGGCGAGTCTCCTCACGAGTACGAGGCGAATCTCGACCAGATGGTCGAGTACGCCTTGGACCGCCAGCGGGCGACCGGTGTGCGGCTGCTTTGGGGTACGGCCAACCTGTTCAGCCATCCTCGCTACCAGTGCGGTGCGGCGACCAACCCGAATCCGGACGTCTTTGCGCGCGCGGCGCTGCAGGTCAAGAGCGCGATGGACGCGACGAAAAAGCTCGGCGGAGCTGGCTACACGTTCTGGGGTGGGCGCGAAGGGTACGACACGCTGCTGAACACAGACTTAAAGAGAGAGCGGGAGCAGTTGGCGACGTTCTTGAGGCTCGCGGCCGAGTACGCCGATGAGATCGGATTCAAGGGACAGCTGTACATCGAGCCGAAGCCGATGGAGCCGACCAAACACCAGTACGACAGCGACGTCGAGGCGTGCCTGAACTTCCTGCGGGAGTTCGAGCTAATGGGGTTCTTCAAGCTCAACATTGAGACGAACCACGCTACACTCGCCGGCCATACGATGCAGCACGAACTGAGAGTCGCTCGGTATGCCGGTGCGCTCGGTTCGGTAGACGCGAACTGCGGCGATGAGCTGTTAGGCTGGGACACCGATCAGTTTCCGACGAACGTGTACCTCACGACGCAGGTGATGCTCGAGGTGCTGGAAATGGGAGGGTTCACCACCGGCGGTCTGAACTTCGACGCCAAAGTCAGGCGCGCATCGCACGAGCCGGTCGACTTGCTGTACGCGCACATCGGGGGGATGGACGCCTTCGCTTTCGGGCTCAAGATCGCTTGCAGGATTCGACAAGACGGTCGACTGGCCGGAATCTTGGCTGATCGTTACTCAGGTTGGAATGATCCGTTTGGGGATGGCGTTCTAAAGGGTGAGCGTTCGCTGGAGCAGTGCGCCGAACACGCTAGAGCGGCGGATGAGCCCGCTCGAACGTCTGGACGGCAGGAGCGGCTTGAGAATTTGATCAATGAGTACTTATAG
- the typA gene encoding translational GTPase TypA, whose product MPLDVRNIGIIAHVDHGKTTLVDAIFRQAGLFRENEAVQDRVMDSNELERERGITILSKVASCTYKGTKINIVDTPGHADFGGEVERVLSMVDGVLLIVDACEGPMPQTRFVLKKALDYGHKVVVCINKIDRDGARPLEAYDKTIDLFIDLGAEEDDLEFRVIYVSGTGGFARNKPDGEETDLQVLLDTMVDEIPPPTVQEDGPVQLQVNNLDYSDYLGRMFGGKLLRGRLHIGDRLVQHREGKEVAFGVTKLWVYEGLEMVEVETAEAGEIVMMSGLDDVLISDSICDASFIEPLPRIEVEPSTLTMSFYANNSPLAGKDGGKYLTIHKIRERIEREEKVSVSLKIDRTAPVDTVKVAARGEMQLGVLIETMRREGFEMAIARPQVIYKENDSGRKLEPIEQLTLEVPDESLGGVMEELSRRKAEIEDMVTLGGSRTKVVASIPTRGVIGFRNAFLTLTRGDGLMASMFEGYEVFRGEIVSRVNGSLISKDMGKITRYAYEYVMERGRFFYPVGTEVYAGMIIGQNSRDDDMIVNVTRQKAANNMRSSTQESTVALDAHKDFSLEQALSWLRDDELLEATPKMLRFRKKLLDESERRVAERRGVVV is encoded by the coding sequence ATGCCTCTGGACGTTCGAAATATCGGGATCATCGCGCACGTCGACCACGGGAAGACGACCTTGGTCGATGCGATCTTTCGTCAGGCGGGACTGTTCCGCGAGAACGAGGCCGTGCAAGACCGCGTGATGGACTCGAACGAACTCGAGCGCGAGCGGGGGATCACGATCCTGAGCAAGGTCGCCAGCTGCACCTACAAGGGCACGAAGATCAACATCGTCGATACCCCCGGCCACGCGGACTTCGGCGGCGAGGTCGAGCGGGTGCTGAGCATGGTCGATGGCGTGCTGCTGATCGTCGATGCGTGCGAGGGGCCGATGCCGCAGACCCGGTTTGTACTCAAGAAGGCGCTGGACTACGGCCACAAGGTCGTCGTATGCATCAACAAGATCGACCGCGACGGGGCGCGCCCGCTCGAAGCGTACGACAAGACCATCGACCTGTTCATCGACCTCGGCGCAGAGGAGGACGACCTGGAGTTTCGGGTGATCTACGTCAGCGGCACTGGCGGATTTGCGAGGAACAAACCAGATGGTGAGGAGACCGATCTGCAGGTGCTCCTTGACACAATGGTTGACGAGATTCCCCCGCCGACGGTACAGGAAGACGGGCCGGTCCAGCTCCAGGTCAACAACCTCGACTACAGCGACTACCTCGGGCGGATGTTCGGCGGCAAACTGCTCCGTGGGCGACTGCACATAGGCGACAGGCTCGTCCAGCACCGCGAAGGTAAGGAGGTGGCGTTCGGCGTCACCAAGCTCTGGGTCTACGAGGGGCTTGAGATGGTGGAGGTCGAAACCGCCGAAGCTGGCGAGATCGTGATGATGAGCGGGCTCGACGACGTGCTGATCAGCGACAGCATCTGCGACGCATCGTTCATCGAGCCGCTTCCGCGGATCGAGGTCGAGCCGAGCACGCTCACGATGAGCTTCTACGCTAACAATTCGCCGCTTGCGGGCAAGGACGGGGGCAAGTACCTCACGATCCACAAGATCCGCGAGCGGATTGAGAGAGAGGAGAAGGTGAGCGTCAGCCTGAAGATCGACCGCACTGCGCCGGTGGACACTGTCAAGGTCGCGGCTCGCGGCGAGATGCAGCTGGGCGTGCTCATCGAGACGATGCGCCGCGAGGGTTTCGAGATGGCGATCGCGCGGCCTCAGGTGATCTACAAGGAGAACGATTCGGGCAGGAAGCTCGAACCGATCGAGCAGCTCACGCTGGAGGTGCCCGACGAATCACTCGGCGGAGTCATGGAGGAGCTGAGCCGGAGAAAAGCCGAGATCGAGGACATGGTGACGCTCGGCGGCAGCCGCACGAAAGTCGTGGCGAGCATCCCGACGCGCGGGGTCATCGGCTTTCGCAACGCGTTCCTGACGCTGACGCGCGGCGACGGGCTGATGGCGTCGATGTTCGAGGGTTACGAGGTGTTCCGCGGCGAGATCGTTTCGCGCGTCAACGGCTCGCTCATCAGCAAGGATATGGGCAAGATCACGCGCTACGCGTATGAGTACGTGATGGAGCGGGGCAGGTTCTTCTATCCGGTCGGCACCGAGGTCTACGCCGGGATGATCATCGGGCAGAACAGCCGCGACGACGACATGATCGTCAACGTCACGCGGCAGAAGGCGGCCAACAATATGCGCTCCTCGACGCAGGAGTCGACGGTCGCGCTCGACGCGCACAAGGATTTCTCGCTAGAACAGGCGCTGAGCTGGCTTCGCGACGACGAGCTGCTCGAGGCTACGCCGAAGATGCTGCGATTCCGGAAGAAGCTGCTTGACGAAAGCGAGCGGCGGGTCGCCGAGCGACGCGGCGTCGTGGTCTAG
- a CDS encoding MerR family transcriptional regulator, whose translation MASQITGVEVHTLRYWEKEFPGYLRPKRTTGGQRRYSPEDIRTVFTLKRLLRDEMFSIAGAKRHLVKIHEVSRAA comes from the coding sequence ATGGCAAGCCAAATTACTGGCGTCGAGGTCCACACCCTGCGGTACTGGGAAAAGGAGTTCCCCGGGTACCTAAGGCCGAAGCGGACCACCGGAGGCCAGCGACGGTACTCGCCCGAGGACATTCGGACCGTATTCACGCTGAAGCGGCTCCTACGCGACGAGATGTTCAGCATCGCCGGCGCCAAGCGCCACCTCGTCAAGATCCACGAAGTCAGCCGAGCCGCCTAG